A single window of Micrococcaceae bacterium Sec5.1 DNA harbors:
- the rpoB gene encoding DNA-directed RNA polymerase subunit beta has translation MVASSTSNNETANTASTDGATRRLSFAKIHEPLDVPNLLALQTDSFDWLVGNERWQARVAKAVEEGDLSVATTSGLADIFEEISPIEDFQGTMSLSFSEPEFADPKYTMAECKDRDATYSAPLYVKAEFMNNNTGEIKQQTVFMGDFPLMTEKGTFVVNGTERVVVSQLVRSPGAYFERTADKTSDKDIFTAKIIPSRGAWFELEIDKRDQVGVRLDRKRKQSVTVLLKALGWTEGQILEEFGQYDSMRATLEKDATETREDALLDIYRKLRPGEPPTVEAAQSLLDNLYFNAKRYDLAKVGRYKINRKLGIDRSLGDKEASVLHVEDIVAMIKFLVALHAGEKTLMGKRDGEDHELRVEIDDIDHFGNRRIRAVGELIENQVRTGLSRMERVVRERMTTQDVEAITPQTLINIRPVVAAIKEFFGTSQLSQFMDQNNPLSGLTHKRRLSALGPGGLSRDRAGMEVRDVHPSHYGRMCPIETPEGPNIGLIGSLASYGRINPFGFIETPYRLVSEGVVSDEVQYLTADDEAEVLIAQANAPLDADKKFSEETVLVRARGGGGEPVLVPAGEVQFMDVSPRQMVSVATALIPFLEHDDANRALMGANMQRQAVPLVRSEAPFVGTGMERAAAVDAGDVVIAKKAGVVTEVSAELVVMINDDGTETNYRINKFARSNQGNCYNHRVLVNEGQRLEVGGIIADGPATDQGELALGKNLLVAFMSWEGHNFEDAIILSQRIVAEDVLSSIHIEEHEIDARDTKLGAEEITRDIPNVSEEVLAGLDERGIIHIGAEVEAGDILVGKVTPKGETELTPEERLLRAIFGEKSREVRDTSLKVPHGESGTVIGVRVFDRDNDDELPPGVNQLVRVYVAAKRKITDGDKLAGRHGNKGVISKILPIEDMPFLADGTPVDIVLNPLGVPGRMNVGQVLETHLGWVAKTGWKIEGEPEWVKNLPNLPRETGQTTVATPVFDGAREEEITGLLDSTNVTRDGDRLIDSSGKTRLFDGRSGEPFPDPISVGYMYILKLHHLVDDKIHARSTGPYSMITQQPLGGKAQFGGQRFGEMEVWALEAYGAAYTLQELLTIKSDDIHGRVKVYEAIVKGENIPEPGVPESFKVLIKEMQSLCLNVEVLSTDGTTIEMRDSDDAVFTAAEELGIDLSRAEPSSVEEV, from the coding sequence TTGGTCGCCTCGAGCACCTCTAATAACGAAACCGCTAACACGGCAAGCACCGATGGTGCCACTCGCCGCCTCTCATTCGCAAAGATTCATGAACCCCTTGATGTTCCGAATCTTCTCGCCCTGCAGACCGACAGCTTTGACTGGCTCGTCGGAAACGAACGCTGGCAGGCGCGGGTAGCGAAGGCTGTCGAGGAGGGCGACCTCAGCGTCGCCACCACCTCCGGACTTGCCGACATCTTCGAAGAGATCTCCCCCATCGAGGACTTCCAGGGCACTATGTCCCTGAGCTTCTCCGAGCCGGAGTTCGCTGATCCGAAGTACACCATGGCCGAATGCAAAGACCGTGACGCCACTTACTCGGCACCGCTGTATGTCAAGGCCGAGTTCATGAACAACAACACGGGCGAAATCAAGCAGCAGACCGTGTTCATGGGCGACTTCCCCCTCATGACTGAAAAGGGAACGTTCGTCGTCAACGGCACCGAGCGTGTCGTTGTCTCCCAGCTGGTCCGTTCGCCGGGCGCCTACTTCGAGCGCACCGCGGACAAGACCAGTGACAAGGACATCTTCACTGCGAAGATCATCCCGTCCCGCGGTGCATGGTTCGAACTCGAAATCGACAAGCGCGACCAGGTCGGCGTCCGCCTCGACCGTAAGCGCAAGCAGTCGGTCACCGTTCTGCTAAAGGCCCTCGGCTGGACCGAAGGCCAGATCCTGGAAGAGTTCGGCCAGTACGACTCCATGCGTGCAACGCTGGAGAAGGACGCCACCGAAACCCGCGAAGACGCGCTTCTGGACATCTACCGCAAGCTGCGTCCGGGCGAGCCGCCCACCGTCGAGGCTGCCCAGTCCCTGCTGGACAACCTGTACTTCAACGCCAAGCGTTATGACCTTGCCAAGGTTGGCCGTTACAAGATCAACCGCAAGCTCGGCATCGACCGCTCCCTTGGTGACAAGGAAGCTTCGGTCCTGCACGTTGAAGACATCGTCGCCATGATCAAGTTCCTCGTTGCGCTGCACGCCGGCGAGAAGACCCTCATGGGCAAGCGCGATGGCGAAGACCACGAGCTCCGCGTCGAAATCGATGACATCGACCACTTCGGCAACCGTCGCATCCGCGCCGTTGGCGAACTGATCGAGAACCAGGTCCGCACCGGCCTTTCCCGCATGGAGCGTGTTGTTCGCGAACGCATGACCACGCAGGACGTCGAGGCCATCACGCCGCAGACCCTTATCAACATCCGCCCGGTTGTAGCTGCCATCAAGGAGTTCTTCGGAACTTCCCAGCTGTCGCAGTTCATGGACCAGAACAACCCGCTTTCGGGTCTGACCCACAAGCGCCGCCTGTCGGCTCTTGGTCCGGGTGGTCTTTCCCGTGACCGCGCAGGCATGGAAGTTCGAGACGTTCACCCGTCCCACTACGGACGTATGTGCCCCATCGAAACCCCTGAAGGCCCGAACATTGGTCTGATTGGTTCGCTGGCTTCGTACGGCCGCATCAACCCGTTCGGCTTCATCGAGACGCCGTACCGCCTGGTTTCCGAAGGTGTCGTATCCGACGAGGTCCAGTACCTCACGGCCGACGACGAAGCAGAGGTCCTGATCGCACAGGCCAACGCTCCGCTGGACGCTGACAAGAAGTTCTCGGAAGAGACCGTCCTTGTCCGTGCCCGTGGTGGTGGAGGCGAGCCTGTTCTGGTTCCCGCCGGAGAAGTCCAGTTCATGGACGTTTCCCCGCGCCAGATGGTGTCCGTGGCAACCGCATTGATCCCGTTCCTTGAGCATGACGATGCCAACCGTGCACTCATGGGTGCCAACATGCAGCGCCAGGCTGTGCCGCTGGTCCGTTCCGAGGCTCCTTTCGTGGGCACCGGGATGGAGCGCGCAGCAGCCGTCGACGCCGGTGACGTTGTCATCGCGAAGAAGGCAGGTGTGGTCACCGAAGTTTCCGCTGAGCTCGTTGTCATGATCAACGACGACGGCACGGAGACCAACTACCGCATCAACAAGTTCGCCCGTTCCAACCAGGGCAACTGCTACAACCACCGCGTCCTGGTCAACGAAGGCCAGCGCCTGGAAGTCGGTGGCATCATCGCCGACGGTCCTGCAACGGACCAGGGTGAACTCGCCCTCGGTAAGAACCTGCTCGTGGCATTCATGTCATGGGAAGGCCACAACTTCGAGGACGCCATCATCCTGTCCCAGCGCATTGTTGCTGAGGACGTTCTTTCCTCCATCCACATCGAGGAGCACGAGATCGATGCCCGCGACACCAAGCTTGGTGCCGAGGAAATCACCCGTGACATCCCCAACGTGTCCGAGGAAGTCCTTGCAGGCCTGGACGAGCGCGGCATCATCCACATTGGCGCCGAGGTTGAAGCCGGAGACATCCTGGTCGGAAAGGTCACCCCCAAGGGTGAAACCGAACTGACTCCGGAAGAGCGTCTTCTCCGCGCTATCTTCGGTGAGAAGTCCCGCGAAGTCCGCGACACCTCCCTGAAGGTGCCCCACGGCGAGTCCGGTACGGTCATCGGCGTCCGCGTCTTCGACCGCGACAACGACGACGAACTGCCCCCGGGCGTGAACCAGCTGGTCCGCGTCTACGTTGCAGCCAAGCGCAAGATCACCGACGGCGACAAGCTCGCCGGCCGTCACGGCAACAAGGGTGTTATCTCCAAGATCCTTCCGATCGAGGACATGCCCTTCCTTGCAGACGGTACCCCGGTGGACATCGTCCTGAACCCGCTTGGTGTTCCGGGTCGTATGAACGTTGGCCAGGTCCTGGAAACCCACCTCGGTTGGGTTGCCAAGACCGGTTGGAAGATCGAAGGCGAGCCGGAGTGGGTCAAGAACCTGCCCAACCTGCCCCGTGAAACCGGCCAGACCACCGTTGCCACCCCGGTGTTCGATGGCGCCCGCGAAGAAGAAATCACGGGCCTGCTTGACTCCACCAATGTGACTCGCGACGGCGACCGCCTGATCGATTCCTCCGGCAAGACCCGTCTGTTCGACGGCCGCTCCGGCGAGCCGTTCCCGGACCCGATCTCCGTCGGTTACATGTACATCCTGAAGCTCCACCACCTGGTGGACGACAAGATCCACGCGCGTTCCACCGGCCCGTACTCCATGATCACGCAGCAGCCGCTGGGTGGTAAGGCACAGTTCGGTGGCCAGCGCTTCGGTGAAATGGAAGTGTGGGCGCTCGAAGCTTATGGCGCCGCTTACACCCTTCAGGAACTGTTGACGATCAAGTCGGATGATATCCACGGTCGTGTGAAGGTCTACGAAGCCATCGTCAAGGGCGAGAACATCCCTGAGCCTGGCGTTCCCGAGTCCTTCAAGGTCTTGATCAAGGAAATGCAGTCGTTGTGCCTGAACGTGGAAGTTCTTTCCACCGACGGAACCACGATCGAAATGCGTGACTCTGATGACGCAGTCTTCACGGCTGCGGAAGAACTGGGCATCGATCTGTCTCGTGCAGAGCCCAGTTCCGTAGAAGAGGTTTAG
- a CDS encoding acetyl-CoA C-acetyltransferase, with the protein MNNSADDNDVVILAASRTPQGRLNGQLAGFTAVDLGAHAISAALAASGVKAEQVDAVIMGQVLQAGAGQNPARQSAIAAGVGWNIPAVTINKVCLSGLTAVIDAARMIRSGDATVVVAGGQESMTRAPHLLPGSRQGWTYGAIQALDVAAHDGLTDAFDGQSMGLSTETKNVTLGIDRRAQDEVAAASHQRAAAAIADGIFDVEIAPVSVKQRKGDPVVLTSDEGVRPNTTLESLAPLKAAFATDGTITAGNSSPLSDGASALVLTSRRFAQDNGLEYLAVVGKPGQVAGPDNSLHSQPSNAISQALKRAGWTAEDLDFIEINEAFGSVAVQSLKDLSYPLEKCNIHGGAIALGHPIGASGARLALHAAHELKRRGTGKAAVSLCGGGGQGEALLLYRD; encoded by the coding sequence ATGAACAACTCCGCTGACGACAATGACGTTGTCATCCTTGCTGCTTCCCGTACCCCACAGGGTCGGCTGAATGGGCAGCTTGCCGGATTCACCGCCGTCGACCTCGGCGCGCACGCCATCAGCGCTGCACTGGCGGCCAGCGGCGTGAAAGCCGAACAAGTGGACGCCGTCATCATGGGACAGGTCCTGCAGGCAGGCGCTGGCCAGAACCCTGCCCGGCAGAGCGCCATCGCGGCAGGCGTTGGCTGGAACATCCCTGCCGTCACCATCAACAAGGTTTGCCTCTCCGGCCTCACGGCTGTCATTGATGCCGCCCGGATGATCCGCAGCGGCGACGCCACAGTAGTTGTTGCCGGTGGCCAGGAATCCATGACCCGCGCCCCACACCTGCTCCCCGGCTCGCGGCAGGGATGGACCTACGGCGCAATCCAAGCGTTGGACGTTGCCGCACATGACGGACTCACCGATGCCTTCGATGGCCAATCAATGGGCTTGTCCACCGAGACCAAGAACGTGACGCTCGGCATTGACCGCCGTGCGCAGGACGAGGTTGCTGCTGCTTCCCACCAGCGCGCGGCTGCCGCGATCGCTGACGGAATTTTCGACGTCGAAATCGCTCCCGTGAGCGTGAAGCAGCGAAAGGGGGATCCGGTGGTCCTCACCTCGGACGAGGGCGTTCGTCCGAACACGACTTTGGAAAGCCTTGCCCCCTTGAAGGCCGCCTTCGCCACGGACGGCACCATTACCGCCGGCAACTCCTCTCCCCTGTCCGACGGCGCCTCCGCACTCGTGCTGACAAGTCGCCGCTTTGCCCAGGACAACGGGCTGGAATACCTTGCAGTCGTGGGCAAGCCCGGCCAGGTGGCCGGCCCGGACAACTCGCTGCACTCCCAGCCGTCAAACGCCATTTCGCAAGCATTGAAGCGGGCTGGATGGACTGCCGAGGACCTGGACTTCATAGAGATCAACGAGGCCTTTGGCTCAGTGGCCGTCCAATCACTGAAGGACCTGAGCTACCCGCTGGAGAAGTGCAACATCCATGGCGGCGCAATCGCCCTCGGCCACCCGATCGGTGCATCCGGCGCCCGGCTGGCCCTGCACGCGGCCCACGAACTCAAGCGAAGGGGAACCGGCAAAGCTGCCGTGTCCCTCTGTGGCGGCGGCGGCCAGGGCGAAGCTCTCCTGCTGTATCGCGACTAA
- a CDS encoding YbaK/EbsC family protein has protein sequence MAQDVVEPHMNGAERFLSDAAARGLDVDVVERPAARSLEEAAGILGISPGDIVKSLVVKHRDGSFLFALIPGDRQISWPKLRALVGVNKLSLPHADVALAATGYERGTITPLGSTTPWPVYADATITGRRISMGAGAHGRSAFVDADELTAALGAIVADISEPN, from the coding sequence ATGGCGCAGGACGTGGTGGAACCGCACATGAACGGGGCCGAACGGTTCTTGTCCGACGCCGCCGCGCGTGGACTGGACGTGGACGTCGTCGAGCGTCCTGCTGCCCGAAGCCTCGAGGAGGCGGCCGGCATCCTGGGGATCAGTCCCGGGGACATCGTGAAGTCCCTCGTGGTCAAGCATCGGGACGGTAGCTTCCTCTTCGCCCTGATCCCCGGCGACCGGCAGATCTCCTGGCCCAAGCTGCGGGCGTTGGTGGGCGTGAACAAGCTCTCACTGCCACACGCCGATGTTGCCCTTGCCGCAACCGGCTACGAGCGCGGGACCATCACGCCCTTGGGAAGCACCACGCCCTGGCCGGTATATGCGGATGCCACCATCACCGGACGCCGCATTTCCATGGGGGCCGGAGCCCATGGCAGGAGTGCATTCGTGGACGCCGATGAACTCACGGCTGCGCTCGGAGCAATCGTGGCCGATATCAGCGAACCCAACTAA
- a CDS encoding IS30 family transposase: MVTRFSFGQVDRDRFIALVCSGTALAVAAGDVGVSRRGGTRWWHEAGAMELIKGKGGGGIAGPGRADSPSGPGHPLSLDERIEIQIGLRERKSVAGIAATLGRHRSVVWREIRRNSGPDGLYYAGTANARAAARALRPKPFKIISSGLSTFIAENLEEGWSPKLISDVLAKEHGHDVSMQISHETIYKCLYVQTRGQLRKDLSQYLSLKRKARVPREKTQDGETRGRFNDALKISERPAEVADRAVPGHWEGDLIIGARGKSAIGTLVERSTRFTILLHLPLDHGADAVTAAMIAQMKDLPEHLRRTITWDRGSEIAGYEQIRMELDAPVYLCDPHSPWQRGTNENTNRLLRHWFEKGTDLSEYTAKDLKRIQDSLNRRPRPTLNLDTPAQRLNQLLFEQAA; this comes from the coding sequence TTGGTTACAAGGTTTTCGTTTGGTCAGGTTGATCGTGATCGTTTCATAGCGTTGGTTTGCTCGGGCACTGCGTTGGCGGTTGCTGCCGGTGATGTGGGTGTGTCGAGGCGCGGTGGCACGAGGTGGTGGCATGAAGCTGGTGCCATGGAGCTGATAAAGGGAAAAGGCGGAGGCGGTATCGCGGGTCCGGGTCGGGCGGATAGCCCGTCCGGCCCGGGTCATCCGTTGAGCCTGGATGAACGGATAGAGATCCAGATCGGTCTGCGGGAACGTAAGAGCGTTGCCGGGATTGCCGCGACGCTGGGGCGTCACCGGAGTGTTGTTTGGCGGGAAATCCGCCGAAACAGCGGCCCGGACGGTCTCTACTATGCCGGGACTGCCAATGCCCGGGCCGCTGCCCGGGCATTGCGTCCCAAGCCGTTCAAGATCATCAGCTCCGGGTTGTCGACGTTCATCGCCGAGAACCTCGAAGAGGGGTGGAGTCCGAAGCTGATCTCCGATGTCCTGGCCAAGGAACACGGCCATGATGTATCCATGCAGATCAGCCACGAGACCATCTACAAGTGCCTTTACGTTCAGACCCGCGGCCAACTGCGCAAGGACCTCTCTCAGTACTTGAGCCTCAAACGCAAGGCCCGCGTGCCTCGTGAGAAGACCCAGGACGGCGAAACCCGGGGCCGGTTCAACGATGCTCTGAAGATCAGCGAACGACCGGCTGAAGTAGCCGACCGCGCCGTGCCAGGGCACTGGGAAGGTGATCTCATCATCGGAGCACGCGGCAAATCCGCCATTGGCACACTGGTCGAGCGCAGTACGCGGTTCACGATCCTCCTCCATTTACCCCTGGACCATGGCGCCGACGCCGTCACCGCGGCAATGATCGCCCAAATGAAGGACCTGCCCGAGCACCTGCGCCGGACCATCACCTGGGACCGCGGTTCGGAAATTGCCGGCTACGAACAAATCCGCATGGAACTGGACGCTCCGGTCTACCTCTGCGACCCCCACTCACCATGGCAGCGCGGAACCAACGAGAACACGAACCGCCTACTTCGCCACTGGTTCGAAAAAGGCACGGACCTGTCCGAATACACCGCCAAGGACCTCAAACGGATCCAGGACTCCTTGAACCGCAGACCACGGCCCACCCTGAACCTGGACACCCCGGCACAACGTCTCAACCAGCTACTCTTCGAACAGGCAGCCTAA
- the rplL gene encoding 50S ribosomal protein L7/L12, whose product MAKLSNEELIEAFKELTIIELSEFVKLFEETFEVTAAAVAVAGPAAGGAAEAVEEKTDFDVILEAAGDKKIAVIKEVRAITSLGLKEAKDLVDSAPKAVLEGATKEAAEKAKAQLEEAGATVTLK is encoded by the coding sequence ATGGCGAAGCTCAGCAACGAAGAGCTCATTGAAGCTTTCAAGGAACTGACCATCATCGAGCTCTCCGAGTTCGTCAAGCTCTTCGAAGAGACCTTCGAAGTTACGGCTGCTGCTGTTGCAGTTGCTGGCCCCGCTGCTGGCGGCGCTGCTGAAGCCGTTGAAGAGAAGACTGACTTCGACGTCATCCTCGAAGCTGCTGGCGACAAGAAGATCGCAGTGATCAAGGAAGTTCGCGCCATCACCTCCCTCGGCCTCAAGGAAGCCAAGGACCTGGTTGACAGCGCACCGAAGGCTGTTCTCGAAGGCGCCACCAAGGAAGCCGCCGAGAAGGCAAAGGCTCAGCTCGAAGAAGCTGGCGCAACGGTTACCCTCAAGTAA
- the rplJ gene encoding 50S ribosomal protein L10 — protein MTTPSKVSAVAEITNDFKESNAAVLTEYRGLTVAQLKELRVALGQDTKFSVVKNTLSAIAAKEAGVDAFGDQLAGPTAIAFIKGDAVAAAKSLTDFAKTNKQLVIKTGYFEGKALDAEGVAALAALESRELQLARVAGVLKAPASAAARIIDALRLKLEEEGGAPAPAADEAPAAEAAAEEVAAPAEAAEAATEEN, from the coding sequence ATGACAACGCCTAGCAAGGTCTCCGCTGTTGCAGAGATCACCAACGATTTCAAGGAATCGAACGCGGCTGTCCTGACCGAATACCGCGGGCTCACTGTTGCACAGCTCAAGGAACTGCGTGTTGCGCTCGGCCAGGACACCAAGTTCTCGGTCGTCAAGAACACCCTGAGCGCCATTGCAGCCAAGGAAGCTGGTGTCGACGCGTTCGGCGATCAGCTTGCCGGCCCCACTGCAATCGCCTTCATCAAGGGCGACGCTGTTGCTGCTGCCAAGAGCCTGACGGACTTTGCCAAGACCAACAAGCAGCTGGTTATCAAGACCGGTTACTTCGAAGGCAAGGCATTGGACGCAGAAGGTGTTGCCGCACTGGCAGCCCTGGAGTCCCGCGAGCTGCAGCTTGCACGTGTTGCTGGTGTCCTCAAGGCCCCCGCATCCGCTGCCGCACGCATCATTGATGCCCTGCGCCTCAAGCTTGAAGAAGAGGGCGGCGCACCTGCACCGGCCGCTGACGAAGCTCCGGCCGCCGAGGCTGCTGCTGAAGAGGTTGCGGCTCCGGCCGAAGCCGCTGAAGCTGCAACCGAAGAGAACTAA
- a CDS encoding GNAT family N-acetyltransferase — translation MTVDEAKTVVVEQLWVPDNLDSPKARDFLDAVEVARRVRMQTWGSDDLAYTPLEKLLEFSDPYERQIILVAKVDGVIVGTVDIALPLADNMDLAEFTLDILPDYQSQGVGRQLLEAAEQLARSEGRTMVLVDTNHPATSLTEIPEDQLIPGSGPGFVPVSSREVDFAQRAGYTLQHIEQFSSCVLPLDSKLVADLQAEAEEANAGRYRLHHWTDRCPEAWLEAVAELENAAGEVVHGEDGEEEDSAVEVSGMVFDAAVLRETEDAALAQGRRTVVTAVEHIESGRLAGLTTISVLAHRQDVVFQDDTLVLQEHRGNKLGLLIKVANMERLSEQFPDARVIYTWNAPENRYLLTVNKQLGFTTAGVTGLWQKELPDRGPKVTSSE, via the coding sequence ATGACTGTAGACGAGGCGAAGACCGTTGTAGTCGAGCAGCTATGGGTGCCGGACAATCTGGACAGCCCCAAAGCAAGGGATTTCCTGGACGCCGTGGAAGTGGCGCGACGGGTCCGTATGCAGACCTGGGGAAGCGATGACCTGGCATACACGCCTTTGGAGAAGCTGCTTGAATTCTCCGACCCCTATGAGCGCCAGATCATCCTTGTAGCCAAGGTTGACGGGGTCATCGTCGGAACAGTGGACATTGCGCTGCCGCTCGCGGACAACATGGACCTGGCGGAGTTCACCCTGGATATTCTCCCGGATTATCAGAGTCAGGGCGTCGGACGTCAGCTCCTGGAGGCCGCAGAGCAGTTGGCTCGTTCAGAGGGCCGCACCATGGTTTTGGTGGACACGAACCACCCGGCAACCTCGCTCACCGAGATACCTGAAGACCAATTGATTCCCGGCAGCGGCCCAGGCTTCGTTCCTGTCAGCAGCAGGGAAGTGGACTTTGCCCAGCGGGCCGGTTATACCCTCCAGCACATCGAGCAATTCAGTTCCTGCGTGCTCCCTCTGGACTCCAAACTCGTAGCGGATCTTCAAGCCGAGGCCGAGGAAGCGAACGCTGGCCGGTACAGGTTGCACCACTGGACTGATCGTTGCCCCGAGGCTTGGTTGGAGGCCGTGGCTGAGCTGGAAAACGCTGCGGGTGAGGTTGTCCACGGTGAGGACGGCGAGGAAGAAGACTCGGCCGTCGAGGTTTCCGGCATGGTCTTCGACGCCGCTGTTTTGCGCGAAACCGAAGACGCCGCCTTGGCGCAGGGCAGGCGGACGGTGGTCACCGCCGTCGAACATATTGAGAGCGGGCGGCTGGCCGGCCTCACCACGATCAGCGTCCTTGCGCACCGTCAGGACGTCGTTTTCCAGGACGACACCTTGGTCCTGCAGGAACACCGCGGCAACAAGCTGGGCCTGCTGATCAAAGTGGCCAACATGGAAAGGCTCAGTGAGCAATTTCCGGATGCCCGCGTCATTTACACCTGGAACGCCCCGGAAAACCGGTACCTTCTGACCGTGAACAAGCAATTGGGATTTACGACGGCGGGAGTCACCGGACTCTGGCAAAAGGAGCTTCCTGATCGGGGACCGAAGGTTACGTCGTCGGAGTAG
- a CDS encoding GNAT family N-acetyltransferase gives MAPSSNFSANGGLTIERLPVPQGPEATASADFKAFHALRIAHELALWGNLDHSATLAESFMFWQGNEYEERQVYLARLDGVMVGSGSRTLPLSENTTTAGVDVLVDAAFRRRGIGTRILEVLEKAAVERNRTSLDGYCGEPIAPVLAGEALLEAKSGTGGVPLNAASTRFALHHGYSLEQVETSSTLTLPVDEAHLMELEVEALRRATEYKVIGWMNECPDELVDNFARLKSLMSTEVPIAGLGWEGEEWDAVRVRREESTWRASGVDSVVAAAQHHKSGELAAYTVLTHRQALPAVVSQEDTLVAPAHRGRGLGMLVKIANLRRAEALWPDATSVMTWNANENRHMLAINIALGFKPSGFEGEYQKRLG, from the coding sequence GTGGCACCGTCGTCGAACTTTTCCGCCAACGGCGGGCTCACCATAGAGAGGCTTCCCGTTCCGCAAGGTCCGGAGGCCACTGCGTCAGCGGACTTCAAAGCCTTCCATGCGTTACGCATCGCCCATGAGCTTGCCTTGTGGGGGAACCTGGACCATTCGGCCACACTGGCCGAGTCGTTCATGTTCTGGCAAGGCAATGAATACGAGGAGCGGCAGGTCTACCTGGCCCGCTTGGACGGCGTTATGGTGGGCAGCGGTTCACGGACGCTGCCGTTGAGCGAGAACACGACGACGGCGGGTGTGGACGTCCTCGTGGACGCCGCTTTCCGTCGGCGTGGGATCGGGACGAGGATCCTGGAAGTCCTTGAGAAGGCGGCTGTGGAGCGGAACCGCACTTCCCTTGACGGGTACTGCGGGGAGCCGATCGCCCCCGTACTTGCCGGGGAGGCGTTGCTGGAAGCAAAGTCAGGCACCGGTGGCGTACCACTGAACGCGGCATCGACCCGCTTTGCCTTGCACCATGGTTATTCCCTGGAACAGGTGGAAACCAGCAGCACTTTGACCCTGCCGGTTGACGAGGCGCACCTGATGGAACTCGAAGTCGAGGCGTTGCGCCGGGCAACGGAGTACAAGGTCATTGGGTGGATGAACGAGTGCCCGGACGAACTCGTGGACAATTTTGCCAGGCTCAAGAGCCTTATGAGCACGGAGGTACCCATCGCCGGTCTGGGATGGGAAGGCGAAGAATGGGACGCCGTGCGGGTTCGCCGTGAGGAATCGACGTGGCGCGCAAGTGGCGTGGACTCTGTTGTGGCTGCCGCCCAGCACCACAAGAGCGGGGAGTTGGCTGCCTATACGGTCTTGACCCACCGCCAGGCGCTGCCGGCTGTTGTCAGCCAGGAGGACACACTGGTGGCTCCCGCGCACCGGGGACGCGGCCTTGGCATGCTGGTCAAAATCGCCAATCTTCGTCGTGCAGAAGCGCTCTGGCCTGACGCCACGAGCGTTATGACGTGGAACGCCAATGAAAACCGGCATATGCTGGCCATAAATATCGCCCTTGGATTCAAGCCTTCCGGTTTTGAAGGCGAATATCAGAAACGGCTGGGATGA
- the rplA gene encoding 50S ribosomal protein L1, protein MAKRSKAYEAAVAKIEADKVYAPFEAITLAKDTNPSKFDATVEVAFRLGVDPRKADQMVRGTVNLPHGTGKTARVLVFATGDKAEAAIAAGADFVGSDDLIEKIAAGWTDFDAAVATPDLMGKVGRLGKVLGPRNLMPNPKTGTVTPDVTKAVNDIKGGKIDFRVDKHSNLHFIIGKVSFDVQKLAENYAAALEEVLRLKPSASKGRYIQKATVATTFGPGITVDPNVTKVLTDA, encoded by the coding sequence ATGGCAAAGCGCAGCAAAGCATATGAGGCAGCCGTAGCCAAGATCGAGGCAGACAAGGTCTACGCCCCGTTCGAGGCAATCACCCTCGCGAAGGACACCAACCCTTCCAAGTTCGACGCAACCGTTGAGGTCGCTTTCCGTTTGGGCGTTGACCCGCGTAAGGCTGACCAGATGGTCCGTGGCACCGTCAACCTGCCGCACGGCACCGGTAAGACCGCCCGCGTCCTCGTTTTCGCAACAGGCGACAAGGCTGAGGCAGCAATCGCTGCCGGCGCCGACTTCGTTGGTTCCGATGACCTGATCGAAAAGATCGCAGCCGGCTGGACCGACTTCGACGCCGCCGTGGCAACCCCTGACCTCATGGGTAAGGTTGGCCGCCTCGGTAAGGTCCTCGGCCCGCGTAACCTCATGCCGAACCCGAAGACCGGTACGGTTACCCCGGATGTCACCAAGGCTGTCAACGACATCAAGGGCGGCAAGATCGACTTCCGCGTCGACAAGCACTCGAACCTGCACTTCATCATCGGCAAGGTGTCTTTCGACGTCCAGAAGCTGGCTGAGAACTACGCAGCTGCACTGGAAGAGGTCCTTCGTCTGAAGCCGTCCGCTTCCAAGGGCCGCTACATCCAGAAGGCTACTGTTGCCACCACGTTCGGTCCGGGCATCACCGTTGACCCGAACGTCACCAAGGTTCTCACCGACGCATAA
- the rplK gene encoding 50S ribosomal protein L11, whose amino-acid sequence MAPKKKVTGLIKLQIQAGAANPAPPIGPALGQHGVNIMEFCKAYNAATESQRGNVIPVEITVYEDRSFTFITKTPPAAELIKKAAGVAKGSATPHTVKVAKLTQAQVEEIASTKMEDLNANDIAAAAKIIAGTARSMGITVEG is encoded by the coding sequence TTGGCTCCCAAGAAGAAGGTCACCGGCCTCATCAAGCTGCAGATCCAGGCAGGTGCCGCTAACCCGGCTCCGCCGATCGGTCCTGCGCTTGGCCAGCACGGTGTCAACATCATGGAATTCTGCAAGGCGTACAACGCTGCAACGGAATCCCAGCGCGGAAACGTTATCCCGGTTGAAATCACGGTCTACGAAGACCGTTCCTTCACCTTCATCACCAAGACCCCGCCGGCTGCAGAGCTCATCAAGAAGGCTGCAGGCGTTGCCAAGGGTTCGGCTACCCCGCACACCGTCAAGGTTGCCAAGCTGACCCAGGCGCAGGTCGAAGAGATTGCTTCCACCAAGATGGAAGACCTCAACGCCAACGACATCGCGGCAGCTGCCAAGATCATCGCTGGTACCGCCCGTTCCATGGGTATCACCGTAGAGGGCTAA